A single region of the Bacteroides luhongzhouii genome encodes:
- a CDS encoding TonB-dependent receptor codes for MKEIIKHKFSHLLFFLLLVSCFASAYGQERTITLNLSKVPLNTALKEIEKQTSMSVVYNTNDVDINRVVSIKVTKESLNNVMNQLFRGVNVSFSIVDNHIVLSAKNNKEDQQKKTPITVSGTVTDSKGEPLIGVSILVKGTSNGTITDMDGNFKIQAAKGDVLEVSYIGYASQAITLANAQSLKVTLGEDTQVLDEVVVTALGIKRATKALSYNVQEVKGDELTAVKDANFMNSLSGKVAGVQINSGATGAGGATRVVMRGMKSLTKDNNALYVIDGVPIFNTGKSGGEGLFGDMGGSDAVADLNPDDIASISMMTGPSAAALYGSAAANGVVLITTKKGQMEKTTITVSNSTTFSKAYIMPDMQNRYGTSSGLFSWGELTNRRYNPSDFFETGSNVINSVALSTGNTKNQTYLSASTTNSGGILPNNSYNRYNFTARNTTHFLNDKLTLDIGAQYIVQNNKNMVSQGQYYNPLPSLYLFPRGDNFDEIRLYERYNTNYGYMEQYWPYGDASLSLQNPYWIQNRINRTSNKKRYMMNASLKWEATDWLNVVGRVNLDNSDYRNKNEKSASTLTTFCGVSGGFEDAMRQERSLYADFLANIDKTFGDFHLTANIGASIYHTSMDQLYIAGDLVIPNFFQINNINFSANYKPDPTGYEDEIQSIFASAELSWKNQLYLTVTGRNDWDSKLAFSKQQSFFYPSVGLSALLSEMVKLPEVITFAKIRGSYTVVASSFDRFLTNPGYEYNSQTHNWANPTVYPMDNMKPEKTKSWEIGLNLKFWKNRFSLDATYYRSNTLNQTFKVDIPSSSGYKQAIVQAGDVQNQGLELALGFSDKWAGFGWSSNATFTLNRNKVKRLASGSVNPVTGEAIQMDEMNVGWLGKENVAPRVILTEGGSMTDIYVYNQLTKDNNGNIKVDQNGNLGITSSNTPVKVGNLDADFNLGWTNHFTYKGIDLGIVLSARVGGLAYSATQGILDYYGVSETSATARDNGGIPINNGKVNAQKYYQAIGTGEGGYGRYYLYSATNVRLQELSLNYTLPKRWFKNVANITLGIVGRNLWMIYCKAPFDPELSASTSSNYYMNVDYFMQPSLRNFGFNVKVQF; via the coding sequence ATGAAAGAAATTATAAAACACAAGTTCTCACACTTGTTATTCTTCCTTTTGTTAGTTTCGTGTTTTGCTTCAGCTTATGGGCAAGAACGAACGATCACTCTTAATCTATCGAAAGTACCCTTAAACACTGCTTTGAAAGAAATTGAGAAACAAACTTCAATGTCAGTAGTCTATAATACAAATGATGTTGACATAAATCGTGTCGTATCTATCAAGGTAACAAAAGAGTCTTTGAATAATGTAATGAATCAGTTATTCAGAGGAGTTAATGTCAGTTTTTCAATAGTGGATAATCATATTGTACTTTCTGCAAAGAATAATAAAGAAGACCAGCAGAAAAAAACACCAATTACTGTAAGTGGTACTGTTACTGACTCAAAAGGAGAACCGTTGATTGGAGTTAGTATTTTGGTAAAAGGTACTTCAAATGGTACTATCACTGATATGGATGGAAATTTCAAAATACAAGCAGCTAAAGGTGATGTACTTGAAGTATCTTATATCGGTTATGCCTCCCAAGCAATCACACTTGCCAACGCACAATCCTTGAAAGTTACCTTAGGAGAAGATACGCAAGTATTGGACGAAGTAGTTGTTACTGCATTAGGTATCAAGCGAGCAACTAAAGCATTAAGCTATAATGTGCAAGAAGTAAAAGGTGATGAGTTGACAGCTGTAAAGGATGCCAACTTTATGAATTCACTGTCAGGAAAGGTAGCAGGTGTTCAAATTAATAGTGGCGCAACTGGTGCCGGTGGTGCAACACGTGTTGTTATGCGTGGTATGAAATCCCTGACGAAAGATAATAATGCATTGTATGTAATTGATGGTGTACCTATTTTTAATACTGGAAAAAGTGGTGGTGAAGGATTATTTGGCGATATGGGAGGATCAGATGCCGTTGCTGACTTAAATCCGGATGATATCGCTAGTATCAGTATGATGACTGGTCCTTCTGCAGCTGCATTGTATGGTTCTGCAGCTGCAAATGGTGTCGTTTTGATTACCACTAAAAAAGGTCAGATGGAGAAAACTACCATAACGGTATCCAACAGTACTACTTTTTCTAAAGCATATATTATGCCGGATATGCAAAATCGTTATGGTACAAGTTCTGGATTATTCAGCTGGGGAGAATTGACAAACCGTCGATATAATCCGTCTGATTTCTTCGAAACAGGATCCAATGTTATCAATTCGGTTGCATTATCTACAGGAAATACCAAGAACCAGACTTACCTCTCTGCTTCTACTACTAATTCCGGTGGAATTCTTCCGAATAACTCCTACAACCGTTACAATTTTACAGCACGCAATACCACCCATTTCCTGAATGATAAACTCACTTTGGATATCGGTGCACAGTATATTGTTCAGAACAACAAGAACATGGTTTCTCAAGGACAATATTATAACCCTCTCCCATCATTGTATTTATTCCCTCGTGGAGACAACTTTGACGAAATTCGTTTGTATGAACGTTATAACACCAACTACGGTTATATGGAACAATATTGGCCTTATGGTGATGCAAGTTTATCATTACAAAATCCGTATTGGATACAAAACCGCATTAATCGCACATCCAACAAGAAACGTTATATGATGAATGCTTCTTTGAAATGGGAAGCTACAGATTGGCTCAATGTTGTCGGTCGTGTAAATCTGGACAACTCCGACTATCGGAATAAAAATGAGAAATCAGCTTCTACATTAACTACATTCTGTGGTGTTAGCGGTGGTTTTGAAGATGCCATGCGTCAAGAACGTTCTCTATACGCCGACTTCTTGGCTAATATAGATAAAACATTCGGTGATTTTCATTTAACAGCCAATATTGGTGCTTCCATATATCATACTTCAATGGATCAGTTGTACATCGCAGGTGACTTAGTTATCCCCAACTTCTTCCAAATCAACAATATTAATTTCTCTGCCAACTATAAACCGGACCCTACCGGATATGAAGATGAAATTCAAAGTATTTTTGCCAGTGCAGAATTAAGTTGGAAAAATCAACTGTATTTAACTGTAACCGGACGTAATGACTGGGATTCAAAGCTTGCATTTTCTAAACAGCAATCTTTCTTTTATCCGTCAGTCGGTTTATCGGCTTTATTATCAGAAATGGTTAAATTGCCAGAGGTGATTACTTTTGCCAAAATACGTGGTTCATACACAGTGGTCGCCTCCTCTTTCGATCGTTTCCTGACCAATCCGGGTTACGAATACAATAGCCAGACACATAACTGGGCTAATCCGACTGTTTATCCGATGGACAACATGAAACCTGAAAAAACAAAATCTTGGGAAATCGGTTTGAATTTGAAGTTTTGGAAAAATCGTTTCAGTTTGGACGCCACATATTATCGATCCAACACACTGAACCAGACATTTAAAGTGGACATTCCCTCTTCTTCTGGTTACAAACAAGCGATTGTGCAAGCCGGTGACGTGCAAAACCAAGGTCTTGAATTAGCTTTAGGGTTCAGCGATAAATGGGCAGGATTCGGATGGTCTTCTAATGCTACCTTCACTTTAAACCGTAATAAGGTAAAACGACTGGCAAGTGGCAGCGTGAATCCCGTGACCGGAGAAGCTATCCAAATGGATGAAATGAATGTAGGTTGGTTAGGAAAAGAGAATGTAGCTCCTCGTGTCATCCTGACAGAAGGTGGTTCCATGACTGATATCTATGTATACAATCAGCTGACAAAAGATAATAACGGTAACATTAAAGTTGATCAGAATGGTAATTTAGGTATTACCTCATCAAACACTCCGGTAAAAGTCGGCAACCTGGATGCTGATTTCAACCTCGGATGGACCAACCACTTCACTTACAAAGGAATCGACTTGGGAATTGTATTGTCAGCCCGTGTAGGTGGATTAGCTTATTCGGCCACTCAAGGTATTTTAGATTATTATGGAGTATCCGAAACATCTGCAACAGCTCGTGACAATGGTGGTATACCTATTAATAATGGTAAGGTTAATGCCCAAAAGTATTATCAGGCTATCGGTACGGGCGAAGGTGGTTACGGTCGTTATTATCTATATAGCGCAACCAATGTACGTTTGCAGGAATTGAGCTTAAACTATACACTTCCTAAAAGATGGTTTAAAAATGTGGCGAATATTACTTTAGGTATTGTAGGACGTAACTTATGGATGATTTACTGTAAAGCTCCGTTTGACCCGGAATTATCTGCCTCTACCTCCAGTAACTATTATATGAATGTAGACTACTTTATGCAACCTAGCTTGCGTAACTTCGGTTTTAATGTGAAAGTTCAATTCTAA
- a CDS encoding site-specific integrase, translating to MFKYSKDGISVLTILDTRRAKKSGQFPVKVQVVYRRKQKYYSTGKEVSKEDWARLLKVKSRLLAEIRSDIESSFSTIKQQVNELIQRGEFSIETLSVRLGRQMNDMTLRSAFRLKMKELEANEQANTYLNYQSALKSLEDFGGSTIPLENITIDWLKRCERFWISEGKSYSSISIYFRALKCVLNRAVHDGIIKESSFPFGKNKYEIPEGCGRKLALTLSEIKKVMSYQCETKDIEEFRDLWVFSYLCNGINFMDLLFLQYSNIIDGEICFVRSKTSRATKHNKEIHAIITPEMWNIIQKWGNPRLSSQTYIFKYARGTEDAFEKIRLVRRIITKCNRRLKKIAQDIGIFQLTTYTARHSFATVLKRGGAKTSYISESLGHSNLSVTEHYLAYFEKEERIKNAQLLTNFNF from the coding sequence ATGTTCAAATATTCAAAAGATGGAATTTCGGTTTTAACCATATTAGATACCAGAAGAGCAAAAAAGAGTGGACAGTTTCCTGTTAAAGTTCAAGTGGTATATAGAAGAAAGCAAAAATATTACTCAACTGGGAAGGAAGTGTCAAAAGAAGATTGGGCAAGGTTATTAAAAGTAAAAAGCCGGTTATTGGCAGAAATTCGATCAGATATAGAAAGTAGTTTTTCAACTATTAAGCAACAAGTTAACGAACTGATACAAAGAGGAGAATTTAGTATTGAAACATTAAGCGTCAGGTTAGGAAGGCAGATGAATGATATGACTTTGCGTAGTGCTTTTCGATTAAAGATGAAAGAACTAGAAGCTAATGAACAAGCAAATACCTACCTAAACTATCAAAGTGCTTTGAAAAGTTTGGAAGATTTCGGAGGTTCTACTATACCTTTGGAAAACATTACAATTGATTGGCTTAAACGTTGTGAAAGATTTTGGATATCAGAGGGTAAAAGTTATTCAAGCATAAGCATTTATTTCCGGGCCTTAAAGTGTGTCTTAAATCGTGCTGTACATGATGGTATCATAAAAGAATCATCATTTCCTTTTGGAAAGAATAAATATGAAATTCCGGAAGGGTGTGGACGTAAATTAGCACTTACTCTTTCTGAAATAAAAAAAGTAATGTCTTATCAATGTGAAACAAAAGACATAGAAGAATTTAGGGATCTTTGGGTGTTTTCTTATTTATGTAATGGCATTAATTTTATGGATTTATTATTTCTTCAGTATTCAAATATTATAGATGGAGAAATATGCTTTGTACGCTCTAAGACATCTCGGGCTACCAAACATAACAAAGAGATACATGCAATTATTACTCCTGAAATGTGGAATATTATTCAAAAATGGGGTAATCCAAGATTAAGCTCGCAAACGTATATTTTTAAATATGCTAGAGGAACCGAAGATGCCTTTGAAAAAATTAGATTGGTACGACGTATTATAACCAAATGTAACAGGAGACTTAAAAAGATAGCTCAAGACATTGGAATTTTTCAATTGACGACTTATACCGCAAGGCATTCTTTTGCTACAGTATTAAAACGTGGAGGTGCTAAAACCTCATATATTTCTGAAAGCTTGGGACACTCTAATTTATCTGTAACCGAGCACTATTTAGCATACTTTGAAAAAGAGGAGAGAATAAAGAATGCTCAACTATTGACTAACTTTAATTTCTAG
- a CDS encoding SusC/RagA family TonB-linked outer membrane protein — protein sequence MKMIFSQAITLANAQSLKVTLGEDTQVLDEVVVTALGIKRSEKALTYNVQQVKGDELTTVKSTNFMGALAGKAAGVQINSSASGPGGGVKVVMRGAKSITQNNNALYVIDGIPMYNRASSGGDGAMATQPSSESIADINPDDIESMSLLTGPSAAALYGYEGANGVVLITTKKGRADKTTVTYSNNTTFSDPMMMPKFQNTYGNMTGEMMSWGLETDKRYDPANFFNTGSNVSNALSLSTGNDKSQSYISVATTNATGIMPNNDYDRYNFSFRNTTNFLNNKFILDTSANYIIQNDKNMVSQGQYFNPLTSLYLFPRGEDFSDVAVYERYDDLSGVNTQYWPYGDLGGVSSQNPYWIMNRMNRENDRRRYKLAASLQYNIIEGLNVQGRVSIDNTESKYTEKFYAGTVGNFAGPKGRYKEENRLDRQVYADVLVNFNKTFNEFNVTANLGASIKDLRMELTSLHGDLNNVTNHFTIENLTRSGYYKVNADGLKRQTQSVFANAEIGWRSFLYLSLTGRADWDSSLALSERGNKPFFYPSIGLSSILSEVIDLPEWFSFLKARFSFTSVGNAYDPYLTKVRYVYDDQLDQYKAESLYPNSDLKPEITKSYEAGLNMRFFKNTLNFDITYYNSDTRNQTFAAPLPASSGYTAVNIQAGSVQNQGIEMALGYKNEWRDFGWSSNFTFTYNKNKIKRLADGVTNRITGEPIEMPYVDKARLGGSTSPVVRLTEGGSMGDLYINRDFKRDNNGYIYLDAKTGLPSMVETEYKKIGSLLPKVNLGWRNSFTYKGLRLNVLLSGRFGGLVVSNTQAFLDRCGVSEYSAQLRQAGGVTINNRNVSAKDYLGIVAAGTGEGDHYVYEATNIRLQEVSLEYTLPKKWLYNIADVTLGLIGNNLAMIYCKAPFDPELVASSTSTFYTGVDYFMQPSLRNMGFSIKVQF from the coding sequence ATGAAAATGATTTTCTCCCAAGCAATCACACTTGCCAACGCACAATCCTTGAAAGTTACCTTAGGAGAAGATACGCAAGTATTGGACGAAGTAGTTGTTACTGCATTAGGTATCAAGCGGTCAGAGAAAGCATTGACGTATAATGTACAACAGGTGAAAGGGGATGAACTTACAACTGTAAAGAGTACTAACTTTATGGGAGCACTGGCTGGTAAAGCAGCAGGGGTACAGATTAATTCTAGTGCGTCAGGTCCAGGCGGTGGTGTAAAGGTTGTAATGCGAGGTGCCAAATCTATTACGCAAAATAATAACGCTCTCTATGTGATTGATGGTATTCCAATGTATAATCGTGCTTCTTCCGGAGGTGATGGAGCTATGGCTACACAACCGAGCAGTGAATCAATAGCTGACATTAATCCGGATGATATTGAGAGCATGTCGTTGTTGACAGGACCTTCTGCAGCTGCATTGTATGGATATGAAGGGGCTAATGGAGTAGTATTAATTACTACTAAGAAGGGACGTGCTGATAAGACAACCGTGACTTATAGCAATAATACCACATTCAGTGATCCTATGATGATGCCTAAGTTTCAAAACACTTATGGTAATATGACAGGGGAAATGATGAGCTGGGGATTAGAAACTGATAAGAGATACGATCCTGCAAATTTCTTTAATACAGGAAGTAATGTATCCAATGCTCTTTCTCTCTCTACAGGTAATGATAAGAGTCAAAGCTATATCTCTGTAGCCACAACTAATGCAACAGGCATTATGCCCAATAATGACTATGATAGATATAATTTCTCATTCCGTAATACTACCAACTTCTTGAATAATAAGTTTATTTTGGATACAAGTGCTAACTATATTATTCAAAACGATAAGAATATGGTATCGCAAGGGCAGTATTTTAACCCGCTTACTTCTTTGTACTTGTTCCCACGTGGCGAAGATTTTTCTGATGTAGCTGTATACGAACGTTATGATGATTTGTCGGGTGTAAATACTCAGTATTGGCCATATGGTGATTTAGGCGGTGTTTCGTCTCAAAATCCTTATTGGATTATGAATCGTATGAATCGTGAGAACGATAGAAGACGTTATAAATTGGCTGCTAGTCTACAATATAACATCATTGAAGGGCTAAATGTACAAGGACGTGTGAGCATCGATAATACCGAAAGTAAATACACCGAAAAATTCTACGCAGGTACGGTCGGTAATTTTGCCGGTCCAAAAGGGCGATATAAAGAAGAAAACCGTCTAGACAGACAAGTGTATGCTGATGTATTGGTAAACTTCAATAAAACGTTCAATGAATTTAATGTAACGGCCAATTTGGGCGCTTCTATTAAGGATCTTCGTATGGAGTTGACTTCTTTGCATGGAGACTTGAACAATGTAACTAATCATTTTACCATCGAAAACCTTACACGCAGTGGCTATTATAAAGTAAATGCTGATGGTTTAAAGCGTCAGACACAATCAGTTTTTGCCAATGCGGAAATAGGCTGGAGAAGTTTTCTCTACTTAAGTCTCACCGGACGTGCTGACTGGGATTCTTCTCTGGCTCTTTCAGAAAGAGGAAATAAACCGTTTTTCTATCCTTCTATTGGTCTTTCAAGCATTTTGAGTGAAGTTATTGATTTGCCTGAATGGTTCTCATTCTTAAAAGCACGTTTTTCTTTCACTTCGGTGGGTAATGCCTATGATCCATATTTGACAAAGGTACGTTATGTTTATGATGATCAGCTTGACCAATATAAAGCAGAATCTTTGTATCCAAACTCTGATTTGAAACCGGAAATTACTAAATCTTATGAGGCGGGATTGAATATGCGTTTCTTCAAGAATACATTGAATTTTGATATTACTTATTACAACTCTGATACACGTAACCAAACATTCGCTGCGCCTCTTCCGGCAAGTTCTGGGTATACGGCTGTTAACATCCAAGCAGGTAGTGTACAGAACCAAGGTATAGAGATGGCCTTAGGATACAAAAATGAGTGGCGTGATTTCGGTTGGTCCAGTAATTTTACTTTTACTTATAATAAGAATAAAATTAAAAGATTGGCTGATGGTGTTACAAACAGAATTACGGGTGAACCGATTGAAATGCCTTATGTAGACAAAGCAAGATTGGGAGGCTCCACTTCACCGGTAGTACGCCTGACAGAAGGTGGCTCTATGGGAGACTTATATATCAACCGCGACTTTAAACGCGATAATAATGGTTATATCTATTTGGATGCCAAGACTGGTTTGCCAAGTATGGTGGAAACCGAATATAAGAAAATAGGTTCATTGCTTCCCAAGGTTAATTTAGGATGGAGAAACTCATTTACTTATAAAGGTTTACGTCTGAATGTATTGTTAAGCGGGCGTTTTGGTGGTTTGGTTGTATCTAATACACAAGCTTTCCTTGATCGTTGTGGTGTTTCCGAATATAGCGCACAACTTCGTCAGGCTGGAGGAGTAACTATCAATAACAGAAATGTATCCGCTAAGGATTATCTCGGCATAGTAGCGGCTGGTACTGGTGAAGGTGACCACTATGTATATGAAGCAACCAATATTCGTTTGCAGGAGGTTAGTCTTGAATATACACTCCCTAAAAAGTGGTTGTATAACATTGCTGATGTAACATTAGGTTTAATAGGAAATAATCTGGCCATGATATATTGCAAGGCACCGTTCGATCCTGAATTGGTTGCGTCATCTACCAGCACTTTCTATACTGGTGTGGATTATTTCATGCAACCTAGCTTGAGAAACATGGGATTTAGTATAAAAGTACAATTCTAA
- a CDS encoding SusD/RagB family nutrient-binding outer membrane lipoprotein, translated as MMKRFNIIKTVSVAAFTTTLLFASCTGNFDELNTHPTDVYPEDMTPTERVGTLFVAMTRLLNACQENNSQHTEQMVGQYGGYFATTAPWNGTNFGTFNPSADWVDVPYKDMFTEFYPNFQTIKESTGGTGYIYAWASILRVGVMLRVADIYGPIPYSEMGKGEFQVAYDDVKTLYHNMFDDLTRSINVLLAFVQENEGKEVPVAEYDIIYNGDFSKWIKYANSLKLRMAVRIASNTEDTEYAKQMMAEAIDGGVIESNNDNAFFPSMPYNPFWIASDWGDLAINATLSAYMNGYNDPRISKYMNTSTSYREYRGVRMGIKDTSKSVEGSAARYSKPVVTDASPMPVFYAAETYFLKAEAALQGWIAGGTAAAKSYYEQGIQVSMNQYGVEIGDYLSSTVAPQGYTDRWNSQNNISFTDVPTVAWENGSNKLQKIITQKWIANYPLGIEAWCDYRRTGYPELFTARDNLSSVGYIGDIDSKRMVRRLPYPTTEKSSNSANVEAAIATMLGGPDTGATDLWWAKKN; from the coding sequence ATGATGAAAAGATTCAATATAATTAAGACTGTAAGTGTGGCAGCTTTCACTACTACTCTGCTATTCGCTTCATGTACGGGAAACTTTGACGAATTAAACACACATCCAACAGACGTGTATCCCGAAGATATGACTCCGACGGAACGGGTCGGTACGTTGTTTGTGGCTATGACTCGCTTATTGAATGCCTGTCAGGAAAATAACAGTCAACACACTGAACAAATGGTAGGGCAGTATGGCGGGTATTTTGCAACAACTGCCCCTTGGAATGGTACTAATTTTGGAACATTCAATCCTAGTGCTGACTGGGTAGATGTTCCTTATAAAGATATGTTTACGGAGTTTTATCCGAATTTCCAGACAATAAAAGAATCTACAGGAGGTACTGGATATATTTATGCGTGGGCGTCTATTCTGCGGGTCGGTGTTATGCTTCGTGTAGCTGATATTTATGGTCCTATCCCTTACTCTGAAATGGGAAAGGGAGAATTCCAAGTGGCATATGACGATGTGAAAACACTCTATCATAATATGTTTGATGATTTGACACGTAGTATCAACGTACTTTTGGCATTTGTTCAGGAAAATGAAGGAAAAGAAGTACCTGTTGCCGAATATGATATCATATATAATGGTGATTTTAGTAAATGGATCAAATACGCTAACTCTTTAAAACTTCGTATGGCTGTACGTATCGCTTCTAATACTGAAGATACAGAATATGCCAAACAAATGATGGCAGAAGCGATTGATGGTGGAGTAATAGAATCTAATAATGATAATGCCTTTTTTCCATCTATGCCATATAACCCATTTTGGATTGCTTCAGATTGGGGTGACTTAGCTATCAATGCAACACTTTCTGCATACATGAATGGATATAATGATCCACGTATCAGCAAATATATGAATACTTCGACTTCGTATAGGGAGTATCGTGGTGTGCGTATGGGAATTAAAGATACAAGTAAAAGCGTTGAAGGTAGTGCTGCAAGGTACTCTAAACCAGTTGTAACAGATGCTTCTCCTATGCCAGTTTTTTATGCGGCAGAGACTTATTTCTTAAAAGCTGAAGCGGCTTTACAAGGATGGATTGCAGGTGGAACAGCGGCAGCTAAGAGTTACTATGAACAAGGTATTCAAGTTTCAATGAATCAATATGGTGTAGAGATTGGTGACTATCTTTCAAGTACAGTTGCTCCTCAAGGGTATACAGATCGATGGAACTCTCAAAATAATATTTCATTTACTGATGTTCCTACTGTTGCATGGGAAAACGGAAGTAATAAACTTCAGAAGATTATTACTCAAAAATGGATTGCCAACTATCCATTGGGAATTGAGGCGTGGTGTGATTATCGCCGTACTGGTTATCCTGAATTGTTTACGGCGCGAGATAATCTAAGCTCTGTTGGCTATATCGGTGATATTGATAGTAAACGTATGGTACGTCGTTTACCATATCCTACAACGGAAAAATCTAGTAACTCAGCCAATGTAGAAGCAGCTATTGCAACTATGTTAGGTGGCCCGGACACCGGAGCTACAGATTTGTGGTGGGCGAAAAAGAATTAA